One Chryseobacterium sp. StRB126 genomic region harbors:
- a CDS encoding NAD(P)-dependent oxidoreductase, whose product MKKVAVIGATGFVGAHIVTELADRGYAVEALVRDASKVKTQENVTAKSVDVNNVAELAEALKGSDAVISAFNAGWTNPNLYNDFLNGSENIEKAVSESGVKRLIVVGGAGSLYTPDNVQIVDTPDFPDAYKPGATAARDYLNKIKENNTLDWTFFSPAIEMNQANVGTRTGKYRTSLETPVFDENGRSQLSVEDVAVVLVDELEQNNHIRERFTAAY is encoded by the coding sequence ATGAAAAAAGTAGCAGTAATTGGTGCAACCGGATTTGTAGGAGCACACATCGTAACAGAATTAGCTGATAGAGGATATGCAGTGGAAGCTTTAGTAAGAGACGCATCAAAAGTAAAAACACAGGAAAACGTAACGGCAAAAAGCGTTGATGTAAACAATGTAGCAGAATTAGCAGAAGCTTTAAAAGGAAGTGATGCCGTAATCAGTGCTTTTAATGCAGGGTGGACAAACCCCAATCTTTACAATGACTTTTTGAATGGTTCTGAAAATATTGAAAAAGCAGTATCAGAATCAGGAGTAAAAAGACTGATCGTAGTAGGAGGAGCAGGAAGCCTTTATACACCAGATAATGTTCAGATTGTAGATACCCCGGACTTTCCGGATGCTTACAAACCGGGAGCCACCGCCGCAAGAGATTATTTAAACAAAATCAAAGAAAATAATACACTAGACTGGACATTCTTCAGCCCTGCCATAGAAATGAATCAGGCTAACGTAGGAACAAGAACTGGAAAGTACAGAACATCATTGGAAACTCCTGTATTTGATGAAAACGGAAGAAGCCAACTCTCAGTAGAAGATGTAGCCGTAGTATTAGTGGATGAGCTGGAGCAGAACAACCATATTCGTGAACGTTTTACAGCAGCTTATTAA